One Gloeothece verrucosa PCC 7822 DNA window includes the following coding sequences:
- a CDS encoding DUF2294 domain-containing protein — MDNLKKPTSGKLERDLSQRIQQFYRQQLEHQPSKVTCQIFEQKIAIILEESITPTEQLLFQEGQVELAQKVRSSIDEIMQQQLKEVIEETLQVRVEDLLSDSTLETGRIGIIAILSDTPDVRNPDTIPKNKRKISS, encoded by the coding sequence ATGGACAATCTAAAAAAACCAACAAGCGGAAAATTAGAACGAGATTTATCTCAACGAATTCAACAATTTTATCGTCAACAATTAGAGCATCAACCCAGTAAGGTCACTTGTCAAATTTTTGAGCAGAAAATTGCCATTATTCTCGAAGAATCTATCACTCCTACCGAGCAACTTTTATTTCAAGAAGGACAAGTAGAATTAGCGCAAAAAGTTCGCTCAAGTATTGATGAGATTATGCAGCAACAACTCAAAGAAGTCATTGAGGAAACTTTACAGGTAAGGGTTGAGGATTTACTGAGTGATTCTACCTTAGAAACCGGCAGAATAGGGATTATTGCGATTCTTTCCGATACTCCTGATGTTCGTAATCCCGATACAATCCCGAAAAATAAACGCAAAATTTCCTCCTAA
- a CDS encoding DUF2294 domain-containing protein, with protein sequence MKTKKLNRVFLEEVLKQRIEQIYSQQLKQEPKEIKVYFSEQNIIVIIEGIVTKTEIFLQENSQHFLAKQVRSVLNRFIKSELKILIEEAMKVTVVDLLFKAKVDTDRLGAIVIFDIESNSVV encoded by the coding sequence ATGAAAACAAAAAAGTTGAACCGAGTCTTTTTAGAAGAGGTTTTGAAACAGCGAATAGAACAGATTTACTCTCAGCAACTTAAACAGGAACCAAAAGAAATAAAAGTATATTTTTCTGAGCAAAATATAATTGTAATTATCGAGGGAATTGTGACTAAAACAGAAATTTTTCTCCAGGAAAATTCTCAACACTTTTTAGCTAAACAAGTTCGCTCTGTTCTCAATCGTTTCATTAAATCTGAACTCAAAATTCTAATTGAAGAAGCCATGAAAGTTACTGTAGTTGATCTGCTCTTTAAGGCAAAAGTTGACACGGATCGCCTGGGAGCGATCGTCATTTTTGACATCGAATCTAATTCTGTTGTTTAG
- a CDS encoding response regulator, producing MDLNFVTPIIQSTLSEQPYILAIDDDDDNLIIISYILSTMGYAFTTTTSGDEGLILAQTTTPSLILLDILLPGIDGFEIIHHLKHNPKTKDIPIIAVTGLAFPEDKQRILEAGCDDYLSKPYLIRDLENLISHYIHKKYSFCTSLIMAKQQN from the coding sequence ATGGACTTGAATTTTGTAACTCCTATAATTCAATCAACGTTATCTGAGCAGCCTTACATATTAGCCATAGATGATGATGATGATAATTTAATCATCATTAGTTACATTTTAAGTACGATGGGATATGCCTTTACCACAACCACCAGTGGTGATGAAGGGTTAATACTGGCTCAAACCACTACTCCCTCTCTAATTTTGTTAGATATTCTTTTACCGGGAATTGATGGGTTTGAAATTATTCATCATCTCAAACATAATCCCAAGACAAAAGATATTCCCATTATTGCTGTAACGGGGTTAGCGTTTCCTGAAGATAAACAGCGTATTCTTGAGGCGGGATGTGATGATTATTTGAGTAAACCCTATTTAATCCGAGATTTAGAAAATTTAATTAGTCATTACATCCATAAAAAATACTCGTTTTGCACCTCCCTAATAATGGCTAAACAACAGAATTAG
- a CDS encoding sigma-70 family RNA polymerase sigma factor, with the protein MATPKLDPVRSYLQEIGRIPLLNSEEEIQLATKVQKMLSLLELKKDNLAAAEQKIIEQGQRAKQQMIQANLRLVVSIAKRYQRRGLSLLDLIQEGSLGLIRAVEKFDPSKGYKFSTYAYWWVRQAITRALAEKSRTIRLPIHMTENLNHLKKSVRELTGELGRKPTEQEVAQRMEIPLEKLQEIRHAVYRTDAKSLNITLDDNQTELGEVLPDETSLPIDFVSERELMTKVDDLLEDLPPRQREIITLRFGLLTGKRMSYKEIGRQCGISHERARQLLNRAMRTLKQKAFRIGEQAVL; encoded by the coding sequence ATGGCTACACCAAAACTTGACCCAGTTCGCTCCTATCTTCAAGAAATTGGCAGAATACCCTTATTAAATTCCGAGGAAGAAATTCAACTAGCTACAAAAGTGCAAAAAATGTTGTCCTTATTAGAATTAAAAAAAGACAACCTGGCGGCAGCAGAACAGAAGATTATAGAACAAGGACAACGCGCCAAACAGCAAATGATTCAAGCCAATTTACGTTTAGTGGTTTCTATTGCTAAAAGATACCAAAGACGCGGTTTATCCTTACTAGATTTAATTCAAGAAGGAAGTTTAGGCTTAATTCGCGCTGTCGAAAAATTTGACCCATCTAAAGGCTATAAATTTTCTACCTATGCCTATTGGTGGGTTCGTCAAGCTATTACTCGGGCACTGGCAGAAAAAAGCCGCACCATTCGTCTCCCTATTCACATGACGGAGAATTTAAACCATCTTAAAAAAAGTGTACGGGAGTTAACGGGTGAATTAGGCAGAAAACCCACTGAGCAAGAAGTTGCTCAACGGATGGAAATCCCCCTAGAAAAACTTCAAGAAATTCGCCATGCTGTTTATAGAACTGATGCTAAAAGTTTAAATATCACTTTAGATGATAATCAGACAGAATTAGGGGAAGTTTTACCAGATGAGACTTCTTTACCCATTGATTTTGTTTCTGAACGAGAGTTAATGACTAAAGTTGACGACTTACTGGAAGATTTACCCCCACGCCAACGGGAAATTATTACTCTACGTTTTGGTTTACTTACTGGCAAACGCATGAGCTATAAAGAAATTGGCCGACAATGCGGCATTAGCCATGAGCGGGCACGACAGTTACTTAATCGAGCGATGAGAACGCTAAAACAAAAAGCTTTTCGGATCGGAGAACAAGCGGTATTGTAA
- the sir gene encoding sulfite reductase, ferredoxin dependent, whose translation MVKTPIPSTGKLSKVEGLKEKSNYLREPLATEVLEDTTHFSNDAVQLLKYHGSYQQDNRDNRAKGQEKDYQMMLRTRNPGGFIPAQLYLTLDRLSDEYGNKTLRVTTRQGFQLHGVLKKNLKAAISAIVKNMGSTLGACGDLNRNVMAPPAPFKNRPEYLYAWEYANKIADLLKPQTGAYYEIWLDGEKVISAEVAPEVKAARQNNHNGTIFVDKEEPIYGEHYMPRKFKCAVTVPGDNCLDIYTNDVGLVVMTNESGDLEGFNILAGGGLGRTHNKEETFPRMADPIGYVDKDDIYELMKAIVATQRDYGDRTDRRHARMKYLVEDWGVEKFRAKVEEYFGKSIQPFKPLPDWKYQDFLGWCEQGDGKLFLGISVENGRVKDEGSFQLKTALKKVVEQFDLPMRLTPNHNIILYEIDPAHQEAINSILHEHGIITNPEEIDPLIRYSMACPAFPTCGLAITESERALPGIIDRIRTLLEQLGMADEQFVIRMTGCPNGCARPYMAELGFVGSNPGTYQIWLGGDPNQTVLAQTYIDKLPFDQIETFLEPIFVYFKENKTSGESFGTFCRRVGFDALREFSESYQLGSYQKMNKKTTKPRRVRKNQNRVSVPDDMFIRLKQASQDEGRPMNQIVTEALEAYLSGKS comes from the coding sequence ATGGTCAAAACACCAATTCCCTCAACCGGTAAATTGTCTAAAGTAGAAGGCTTAAAAGAAAAAAGTAACTACTTACGAGAACCTCTGGCAACTGAAGTCTTAGAAGATACCACTCATTTTAGTAATGATGCAGTGCAACTTCTTAAGTATCATGGTTCATACCAACAGGATAATCGGGATAACCGGGCTAAAGGACAAGAAAAAGATTATCAGATGATGTTGCGTACCCGCAACCCCGGGGGATTTATTCCAGCCCAATTGTATCTTACCTTAGATCGCCTCAGTGACGAATACGGCAATAAAACTCTCAGAGTGACCACTCGTCAAGGGTTTCAACTTCATGGAGTTCTCAAAAAAAATCTAAAAGCCGCCATTTCAGCCATTGTCAAAAATATGGGTTCTACCTTGGGAGCTTGTGGAGACCTCAACCGCAATGTCATGGCCCCGCCTGCTCCGTTTAAAAACCGCCCAGAATATCTATATGCTTGGGAATATGCCAATAAGATAGCTGATCTGCTCAAACCTCAAACCGGCGCTTACTACGAAATTTGGTTAGATGGCGAAAAAGTGATCAGCGCAGAAGTTGCACCCGAAGTAAAAGCGGCTAGACAAAACAATCACAATGGGACGATTTTTGTCGATAAAGAAGAACCCATTTATGGGGAACATTATATGCCCCGTAAATTCAAATGTGCTGTCACGGTTCCGGGTGATAACTGTCTCGATATTTATACCAATGATGTCGGTTTAGTGGTAATGACCAATGAGTCCGGAGACTTAGAAGGGTTTAATATCCTCGCCGGCGGAGGGTTAGGCCGTACCCACAACAAAGAAGAAACCTTTCCCAGAATGGCCGATCCTATTGGTTATGTAGACAAAGACGATATCTATGAGTTAATGAAAGCCATCGTCGCCACTCAAAGAGACTACGGTGACCGCACGGACCGTCGTCATGCGAGAATGAAGTATCTTGTGGAAGATTGGGGAGTCGAAAAATTCCGCGCTAAAGTAGAGGAGTATTTTGGCAAGTCGATACAACCATTTAAACCCTTACCCGACTGGAAATATCAAGACTTTCTGGGATGGTGTGAACAAGGAGACGGAAAGCTATTTTTAGGCATCTCCGTTGAAAATGGCCGGGTTAAAGATGAGGGAAGTTTTCAACTAAAAACCGCTTTAAAAAAAGTGGTGGAACAGTTCGACTTACCCATGCGGCTAACCCCCAACCACAATATTATTTTGTATGAAATTGACCCCGCTCACCAAGAAGCGATTAACAGCATTCTACATGAGCATGGCATCATCACTAATCCCGAAGAAATTGACCCTTTAATACGTTATTCAATGGCCTGTCCCGCCTTTCCTACCTGTGGGTTAGCCATTACCGAGTCCGAAAGAGCATTACCTGGCATTATTGATCGTATTCGCACTCTTCTAGAACAGTTGGGAATGGCGGACGAACAATTTGTCATTCGTATGACTGGGTGTCCTAATGGCTGTGCTAGACCTTATATGGCAGAATTAGGCTTTGTGGGCAGTAATCCGGGGACTTATCAAATTTGGTTAGGAGGAGATCCCAATCAAACCGTACTCGCTCAAACTTATATTGATAAGTTGCCTTTTGACCAAATTGAAACTTTTTTAGAACCGATTTTTGTTTATTTTAAAGAAAATAAAACTAGCGGCGAAAGTTTTGGTACATTCTGTAGACGGGTAGGGTTTGATGCTTTAAGAGAGTTTTCTGAATCTTATCAGTTAGGAAGCTATCAAAAGATGAATAAAAAGACTACAAAACCTCGGCGTGTTCGGAAAAATCAAAATCGGGTTAGTGTCCCAGATGATATGTTTATTCGTCTTAAACAGGCTTCTCAAGATGAGGGACGACCGATGAATCAAATTGTTACTGAAGCTTTGGAGGCTTATTTGTCTGGGAAGTCTTAG
- a CDS encoding ATP-binding cassette domain-containing protein, translating into MSNPSGSKTVLSSNPYIILNNQGEILPSLNLTRPYHSLGRDPQQVDLLVPPSWTVVSRFQACFRKIGNHYYIYDGDGSKASANKLFINNTVITPTEGYHLQNGDEIKVGQNPQNWVIITYFDPNSAQPAKQPTQYSISLKNRSVVLGREPSATLQLDAPTVSRQHATIDQDAQGKYIIHDYSTNGVFVNGQKVNGAAFLPPGATVRIGPYTLVLQGDDLVLVDQGDNIRLDAENLVRVVQDKKKRKITILNDISLPIEPGQFVTLVGGSGAGKSTLLKTLLGIEPTTSGTVYLNGENLRNNFNIYRTQIGYVPQFDIVHKDLTVAEVLFYAAKLRLPPDIYVEEVIEKTLKQVELSERRDTLVKDLSGGQLKRVSIAVELLADPKLFFLDEPTSGLDPGLDKKMMELLAKLAKEGRTVILVTHATANITLCERLVFLGKGGNLCYFGTPEDAIRFFRVNTDGFADIYIKLENKDSVEQEAQRFRQSQFYQEYIEKRLSQATPQIASKPAKVIHPFFQQLFILTERYFKLITRDRLSLILSLLTAPIGIGLITLAIRNQDPLIITNPKEFELVSKAAPLALKVLFVFTCASLWVGLSSSLQEIVKEAEIYTRERLVNLRLVAYLGSKLLILGGLALLQTLLIALVILIGFKDPEPDTIPWVVGMGITTYLTLLASMSLGLMISAGVKNSTQANNALPILLLPQIIFSGVLFEIKGTLTKLVSWLMLSRWSIGAYGVLVEIQGMIKTAQESDEVKVLKMALPFEDPNNVYRETWENLSLNWGMLLLHTIIYLSVTFWLQKRKDIL; encoded by the coding sequence ATGAGTAACCCATCAGGTAGCAAAACAGTTCTCAGTAGCAATCCATATATTATTCTCAACAATCAAGGAGAAATTTTACCCTCTCTAAATTTGACTCGTCCCTATCATAGCTTAGGGAGAGATCCTCAGCAAGTGGACCTCCTTGTTCCTCCTTCTTGGACTGTGGTGAGTCGTTTTCAAGCCTGCTTTCGCAAGATAGGAAACCATTATTATATTTATGATGGTGATGGAAGTAAAGCCAGTGCTAACAAGTTATTTATCAATAATACTGTTATTACTCCTACTGAAGGCTATCATTTACAAAATGGAGATGAAATTAAGGTGGGGCAAAACCCTCAAAATTGGGTCATCATTACTTATTTTGATCCCAATAGTGCCCAGCCGGCTAAACAGCCAACTCAATATTCTATTTCCCTTAAAAATCGTTCTGTGGTTTTAGGACGAGAACCCAGTGCTACTCTACAGCTTGATGCGCCTACTGTGTCTCGTCAACACGCTACCATCGATCAGGATGCTCAGGGAAAATATATCATCCATGACTATAGCACTAATGGTGTATTTGTTAATGGGCAAAAAGTCAACGGAGCGGCTTTTTTACCTCCAGGGGCTACCGTGCGAATTGGGCCTTATACTTTAGTGTTACAAGGGGATGATTTAGTTTTAGTCGATCAAGGGGACAATATTCGGCTTGATGCTGAAAATCTGGTGAGAGTTGTACAAGATAAGAAAAAGCGAAAAATTACTATTTTAAATGATATTTCTCTTCCCATTGAGCCTGGACAATTTGTCACCTTAGTCGGGGGAAGTGGTGCCGGTAAATCGACTTTATTAAAAACATTGTTGGGCATCGAACCCACTACGTCAGGAACGGTTTATTTGAATGGGGAAAATTTAAGAAATAATTTCAATATTTATCGGACTCAAATCGGCTATGTTCCGCAATTCGATATTGTCCATAAAGATTTAACGGTGGCTGAAGTTCTTTTTTATGCGGCTAAATTACGTCTTCCTCCTGATATTTATGTAGAAGAAGTTATTGAAAAAACTTTAAAACAAGTTGAACTTTCTGAGCGACGGGATACTCTGGTTAAAGACCTCAGTGGCGGACAGTTAAAACGAGTGAGTATAGCAGTAGAGTTATTAGCTGATCCGAAATTATTCTTCTTGGATGAACCTACCTCGGGACTCGATCCGGGGTTAGATAAAAAGATGATGGAATTGTTGGCTAAATTGGCAAAAGAAGGACGAACTGTTATTCTTGTTACTCATGCCACAGCGAATATTACTTTATGTGAGCGGTTAGTTTTCCTCGGCAAAGGAGGGAACCTTTGTTACTTTGGCACTCCTGAAGATGCCATTCGGTTTTTTAGGGTTAATACTGATGGTTTTGCTGATATTTATATTAAATTAGAAAACAAAGACTCAGTGGAGCAAGAGGCACAGCGATTTCGTCAATCTCAATTTTATCAGGAATATATTGAAAAACGTCTCAGTCAAGCTACGCCTCAGATTGCCTCTAAGCCAGCTAAAGTTATTCATCCATTTTTCCAACAACTATTCATTTTAACTGAACGCTATTTTAAGCTAATTACTAGAGATAGATTAAGTTTGATTTTATCTTTATTAACCGCTCCCATAGGCATTGGTTTAATTACCTTAGCCATTCGCAATCAAGACCCTCTAATTATTACTAATCCTAAAGAATTTGAGCTAGTTTCAAAAGCGGCTCCTTTAGCTTTAAAAGTGCTATTTGTTTTTACCTGTGCTTCTTTATGGGTAGGACTCTCCAGTTCTTTACAAGAAATCGTCAAAGAAGCGGAAATTTATACTAGAGAGCGGCTAGTTAATTTAAGATTAGTGGCTTATTTAGGCTCTAAATTATTGATTTTAGGCGGATTAGCTTTGCTGCAAACTTTATTAATTGCTCTGGTGATTTTAATCGGGTTTAAAGACCCAGAACCCGATACAATTCCTTGGGTTGTCGGTATGGGAATTACCACTTATTTGACCTTATTAGCTTCTATGAGTTTAGGTTTAATGATATCGGCGGGAGTCAAAAATAGTACCCAAGCGAATAATGCTTTACCGATTTTACTCTTACCTCAAATTATTTTTTCAGGGGTCTTATTTGAAATTAAAGGAACTCTGACTAAGTTAGTTTCTTGGTTAATGTTAAGCCGTTGGTCAATTGGGGCTTATGGGGTCTTAGTAGAAATTCAAGGAATGATTAAAACCGCCCAAGAAAGTGATGAAGTAAAAGTCTTGAAAATGGCCTTACCTTTTGAAGACCCTAATAATGTTTATCGGGAAACTTGGGAAAATTTAAGCTTAAATTGGGGAATGTTATTACTCCATACTATTATTTATTTATCGGTTACATTCTGGTTACAAAAACGTAAAGATATTTTATAA
- a CDS encoding ATP-dependent 6-phosphofructokinase — MGATKRIGILTSGGDCAGLNPVIRAVVHHANGNYGWDVLGICQATNGLMSRPPQAIHLDLNEVDRLLTLGGTMLGTTNKGDPFAFPMGDGTVLDRSNEIIEGYHSLGLDALIGIGGDGSLAILRRLAQQGGMNLVGIPKTIDNDVGLTERSIGFDTAVNIATEALDRLHFTAASHNRVLILEVMGRDAGHIALNAGIAGGADIILIPEIPYKLENVCAQIKKRQDRGKHFCLVMVSEAVCTEGGEQVTQMQQFGECRFGGIGQYIASQIAEYTGAETRVTVLGHLQRGGIPSPGDRLLASAFGVAAVDLIAQEKFDQMVTWQKRQVVSVPIAEAIQNYRNVDPQGTMVKTARGLGICLGD; from the coding sequence ATGGGCGCTACCAAAAGAATTGGAATTCTCACCAGTGGGGGTGACTGTGCTGGTTTAAATCCTGTCATTCGTGCTGTTGTGCATCATGCTAATGGTAATTATGGTTGGGATGTCTTAGGAATTTGTCAAGCAACCAACGGGTTGATGAGTCGTCCTCCCCAAGCGATTCATCTAGACTTGAATGAGGTTGATCGCCTTTTAACCCTTGGAGGAACGATGTTAGGGACAACCAACAAAGGTGATCCCTTTGCTTTCCCGATGGGTGATGGAACCGTCCTAGACCGCTCCAATGAAATTATAGAAGGGTATCATAGTTTAGGATTAGATGCCCTAATAGGCATTGGGGGTGATGGAAGTTTAGCCATTTTGCGGCGCTTGGCCCAACAAGGCGGCATGAATCTAGTGGGTATTCCCAAAACCATTGATAATGATGTGGGACTAACAGAACGTTCTATCGGGTTTGATACTGCCGTTAATATCGCCACAGAAGCCTTAGATCGACTTCATTTTACCGCAGCCAGTCATAATCGAGTGCTGATTTTAGAAGTCATGGGGCGTGATGCTGGACATATTGCGCTTAATGCCGGTATTGCTGGCGGAGCAGATATTATTTTAATACCAGAAATTCCCTATAAATTAGAAAATGTTTGTGCCCAAATTAAGAAACGTCAAGATAGAGGCAAACATTTCTGTTTAGTCATGGTGTCAGAAGCCGTTTGTACTGAAGGGGGAGAACAAGTCACCCAGATGCAACAATTTGGCGAATGTCGTTTCGGCGGTATTGGTCAATATATTGCCAGTCAAATTGCTGAGTATACAGGGGCAGAAACCCGAGTAACCGTATTAGGACACCTACAACGAGGGGGGATACCTTCGCCAGGCGATCGCCTATTAGCCTCAGCTTTTGGAGTAGCGGCAGTGGATTTAATTGCTCAAGAAAAATTTGATCAGATGGTCACTTGGCAAAAGCGTCAAGTGGTTAGTGTTCCTATTGCTGAAGCGATTCAAAATTATAGAAATGTTGATCCCCAAGGAACAATGGTCAAAACTGCCAGAGGTTTAGGAATTTGTCTAGGAGATTAG
- a CDS encoding MogA/MoaB family molybdenum cofactor biosynthesis protein, giving the protein MTRIPHQDQEKVSLKCAVITVSDTRTRESDRSGQLIEQLLQQAGHQIEFYSLIPDEPQQIQAQLTLLSTRPEIEVVIFNGGTGIAPRDTTYDALVQLLEKTLPGFGELFRWLSYQEIGSRAIASRAIAGIYRQKLIFSLPGSTNAVKLALEKLIIPEVVHLTGQLRQGLKD; this is encoded by the coding sequence ATGACTCGAATTCCCCATCAAGACCAAGAGAAGGTATCGCTTAAATGTGCTGTAATTACAGTTAGTGATACTCGTACCCGCGAGAGCGATCGTAGTGGACAACTGATCGAGCAATTACTACAACAAGCGGGACATCAGATCGAATTTTATAGTTTAATTCCCGATGAACCTCAACAAATTCAGGCACAGTTAACACTTTTAAGCACTCGTCCTGAAATAGAAGTGGTTATTTTTAACGGAGGAACCGGAATTGCGCCAAGGGATACCACCTATGATGCACTGGTTCAATTATTAGAGAAAACTTTACCCGGATTTGGAGAACTATTTCGTTGGCTGAGTTATCAAGAAATTGGCTCAAGAGCCATAGCGTCTAGGGCAATTGCTGGCATTTATCGTCAAAAACTGATTTTTTCTCTGCCGGGTTCTACCAACGCAGTTAAATTAGCTTTAGAAAAACTAATCATCCCTGAAGTTGTCCATCTCACGGGGCAATTACGACAAGGATTAAAAGATTAA
- the psb28 gene encoding photosystem II reaction center protein Psb28 has translation MAQIQFARGLKEDAVPTIKVTRSRTGDSATATFYFDSPNIFADDQTQEVTGMYLIDSEGEIVTREVKGKFINGKPQAIEALLIMNSASEWERFMRFMERYGKENGLEFTKAK, from the coding sequence ATGGCACAAATCCAATTTGCAAGAGGTTTAAAAGAAGACGCAGTTCCCACCATTAAAGTAACGCGGTCACGTACTGGAGATAGTGCTACAGCGACATTTTATTTTGACTCCCCCAACATTTTTGCTGACGATCAGACACAAGAAGTTACGGGAATGTATTTAATTGACTCCGAAGGAGAAATCGTTACCCGCGAAGTAAAAGGGAAATTTATCAACGGTAAACCCCAGGCGATCGAAGCTTTACTGATTATGAATTCTGCGAGTGAGTGGGAGCGTTTTATGCGTTTTATGGAACGCTACGGTAAAGAAAACGGATTAGAATTTACCAAAGCCAAATAA
- a CDS encoding helicase C-terminal domain-containing protein — translation MILLEAEVHSSLLGYLRKHQRPSWIHHLTMARMVSRAIRTQRSALIQTGSTASRYSVSYLTPALLTRDPVILVVSHKMRERLLKVEIPQLQQWLESDKEIDIGECWPNSEFCGLLLTSPQAWLGDRLEQKGVFPPNIPTLIEGANELEEWARDYLTVSITPQDWDCLLAQCSHQAELIRNLRVKLTKEIFNHPKNPYECYLIEQPEQDDLQNLCQLLAADLDENSPLSRFCRQMALEAQILWTSIDRERGQFTLHSSPIQVAPNLSSIWQQQPIVLMGGFLDNDKEATIYRQKLGLGELLSLKFHPNRSSEFINLYLPDRLPLPNTPEFQAVLMKQAYNLVSLCSQVEKPVVILVEDVPLKAQVGTILAAEFGSRVVVEKPELSEDIILVCGWDFWHQNQELFPTPQLLIIATLPIPSLENPLVAAQVAYYKQKKQDWFRVYLLPTALKEIQRAVMPLREAQGVVALLDNRVNSRSYGTQILAALEPYARINYIDMGWFSNSN, via the coding sequence ATGATATTACTGGAAGCCGAAGTTCATTCTTCACTGCTTGGTTATTTAAGGAAGCATCAGCGCCCAAGTTGGATTCATCATCTGACGATGGCGCGAATGGTTTCGCGTGCTATACGCACTCAACGGAGTGCCCTGATTCAAACGGGCAGTACAGCATCACGTTACAGTGTAAGTTATCTCACTCCGGCCTTATTAACTCGTGATCCTGTAATTTTGGTGGTTTCTCACAAAATGCGAGAGAGATTATTAAAGGTAGAAATTCCCCAACTCCAGCAATGGTTAGAATCGGATAAAGAAATTGACATTGGTGAATGCTGGCCTAACTCGGAATTTTGCGGACTGCTGCTAACTTCTCCTCAAGCTTGGTTAGGGGATCGTCTTGAGCAAAAAGGGGTTTTTCCCCCTAATATTCCCACTCTCATCGAAGGAGCAAACGAATTAGAAGAATGGGCAAGAGATTATTTAACAGTGTCTATTACTCCCCAAGACTGGGATTGTCTTTTAGCGCAATGTTCTCATCAAGCTGAGTTAATTCGCAATCTACGAGTTAAACTCACTAAAGAAATTTTCAATCATCCTAAAAATCCCTATGAATGTTATTTAATTGAACAACCAGAACAAGACGACTTACAAAATCTTTGCCAACTGCTGGCGGCTGATCTTGATGAGAATTCTCCTTTGAGCCGATTTTGCCGTCAAATGGCTCTAGAAGCTCAGATCCTCTGGACATCTATTGATCGAGAGCGAGGACAATTTACTTTACATAGTAGTCCCATTCAAGTCGCTCCTAATTTAAGTTCAATATGGCAGCAACAGCCCATTGTCTTAATGGGAGGATTTTTAGATAATGATAAAGAGGCTACTATTTATCGTCAAAAATTAGGATTAGGAGAATTACTGTCTCTTAAATTTCATCCTAACCGCAGCAGTGAATTTATTAATTTATATTTGCCGGACCGTCTGCCGTTGCCCAATACGCCTGAATTTCAAGCTGTATTAATGAAACAAGCTTATAACTTAGTAAGTCTCTGTAGTCAGGTAGAAAAGCCTGTGGTTATTTTGGTAGAAGATGTCCCTTTAAAAGCACAAGTTGGGACAATTTTAGCCGCCGAATTTGGCTCGAGAGTTGTGGTAGAAAAACCCGAATTATCTGAGGATATAATTTTAGTTTGTGGTTGGGATTTTTGGCATCAAAATCAAGAGTTATTTCCGACCCCTCAATTATTAATTATAGCGACTTTGCCGATTCCCTCTTTAGAAAATCCTTTAGTAGCCGCACAAGTGGCTTATTATAAACAGAAAAAACAAGATTGGTTTCGCGTTTATTTATTACCTACCGCTTTAAAAGAAATTCAACGGGCAGTTATGCCTTTACGAGAAGCTCAGGGCGTAGTCGCTTTATTAGATAATCGGGTTAATTCTCGAAGTTATGGCACTCAAATTTTAGCGGCTCTTGAACCTTATGCTCGAATTAATTATATTGATATGGGTTGGTTTTCTAACTCTAATTAA